One window of the Eucalyptus grandis isolate ANBG69807.140 chromosome 8, ASM1654582v1, whole genome shotgun sequence genome contains the following:
- the LOC104457040 gene encoding LOW QUALITY PROTEIN: methyl-CpG-binding domain-containing protein 4 (The sequence of the model RefSeq protein was modified relative to this genomic sequence to represent the inferred CDS: deleted 1 base in 1 codon), which produces MNLMMVESQENPKPSAKKSGSSSIDIYAVQCGKCHKWRVIDSQEEYEEIRSNFSGNPFYCSRKPGISCNDAADIEYNSSRTWVIDKPNLPKTPEGFKRSLVLRRDFTKLDAYYITPSGKKMRTRNEIAAFLEANPEYKGVSISEFSFHCPKIVEDTIPEHVEKRVSGGGSGSNKKSKTMKDQE; this is translated from the exons ATGAATCTGATGATGGTGGAGAGCCAGGAAAACCCTAAGCCCTCCGCCAAG AAATCTGGGAGTAGCTCAATCGACATATATGCCGTGCAATGTGGGAAGTGCCACAAATGGAGGGTGATCGACTCACAAGAAGAGTACGAAGAGATCAGAAGTAACTTCTCGGGGAACCCCTTCTATTGCAGCAGGAAACCTGGCATTTCGTGCAACGATGCGGCGGATATAGAGTACAATTCGTCTAGAACATGGGTCATTGACAAGCCAAACTTACCGAAAACTCCGGAAGGTTTCAAGAGGAGCCTGGTTCTGCGAAGAGATTTCACCAAGTTAGATGCTTACTACATCACACCTTCC GGGAAGAAAATGAGGACCCGCAATGAAATAGCAGCTTTCTTGGAAGCAAATCCTGAATACAAAGGTGTGTCCATCTCGGAATTCAGTTTTCACTGCCCCAAGATAGTGGAGGACACCATTCCGGAGCATGTCGAGAAGAGAGTTTCCGGCGGTGGCAGTGGGAGTAATAAGAAATCTAAAACAATGAAAGATCAAGAATAA